The Gouania willdenowi chromosome 3, fGouWil2.1, whole genome shotgun sequence genome includes a region encoding these proteins:
- the LOC114480522 gene encoding transcription factor Adf-1-like isoform X1, producing the protein MEDKIIVAVCSYPVLYDTSSPFYRDRNKKVQAWTKVSQVVGLPVDVCRKKWKGLRDVYLRERKKEAGPVKRWRFFAIMSFLDPFVTPILSSDNMAQAAEEDMTTEGSIDVEVEAEDEIAVAATAATTAATTAAKTAAATAAATAVTAAVTAATAAATAAAAAATAAAAINDQFSSDSDGAAPAFTTVTPVVARTLSATQRRKRRRIKLEDESEGETQREERIEQLQEQSLRAPHQSEEEHFLLSLVPSLQRLPPHRRDYIKLQMCKIIHEENSALTHDMKFLE; encoded by the exons ATGGAGGACAAAATAATCGTGGCTGTATGCAGCTACCCGGTCCTCTACGACACCTCATCTCCTTTTTACCGGGACCGCAACAAAAAAGTGCAAGCGTGGACGAAAGTGAGCCAAGTCGTAGGGCTTCCCG tggATGTATGTCGTAAGAAGTGGAAGGGATTGAGAGACGTGTATTTACGTGAGAGGAAGAAAGAGGCAGGGCCAGTAAAAAGGTGGCGGTTCTTTGCCATCATGTCTTTCCTTGACCCCTTTGTAACACCCATACTAAGCAGCGATAACATGGCTCAGGCGGCCGAGGAAGACATGACCACAGAGGGATCTATAGATGTAGAGGTAGAAGCTGAAGATGAGATTGCAgtagcagcaacagcagcaacaacagcagcaacaacagcagcaaaaacagcagcagcaacagcagcagcaacagcggTAACTGCAGCGGTAACTGCAGCGACTGCAGCggcaacagcagcagct gcagcagcaacagcagcagcagcaatcaATG ATCAATTCTCAAGTGACAGTGATGGTGCTGCCCCTGCTTTTACCACTGTGACTCCTGTGGTGGCAAGAACGCTTAGTG CAACCCAGAGAAGGAAGAGGAGAAGAATCAAGCTGGAGGATGAGAGCGAGGGAGAGACCCAGAGGGAGGAGAGGATAGAACAGCTCCAAGAGCAGtccctgagggcacctcaccaATCAGAGGAAGAACATTTCCTTCTCAGCCTGGTTCCTTCCCTGCAGAGACTGCCACCCCATCGAagggattacattaaattacaaatgtgcaaaataatacaTGAGGAAAACAGTGCACTTACACATGATATGAAGTTTCTGGAGTAG
- the LOC114480522 gene encoding antifreeze protein Maxi-like isoform X2, which translates to MQLPGPLRHLISFLPGPQQKSASVDESEPSRRASRDNMAQAAEEDMTTEGSIDVEVEAEDEIAVAATAATTAATTAAKTAAATAAATAVTAAVTAATAAATAAAAAATAAAAINDQFSSDSDGAAPAFTTVTPVVARTLSATQRRKRRRIKLEDESEGETQREERIEQLQEQSLRAPHQSEEEHFLLSLVPSLQRLPPHRRDYIKLQMCKIIHEENSALTHDMKFLE; encoded by the exons ATGCAGCTACCCGGTCCTCTACGACACCTCATCTCCTTTTTACCGGGACCGCAACAAAAAAGTGCAAGCGTGGACGAAAGTGAGCCAAGTCGTAGGGCTTCCCG CGATAACATGGCTCAGGCGGCCGAGGAAGACATGACCACAGAGGGATCTATAGATGTAGAGGTAGAAGCTGAAGATGAGATTGCAgtagcagcaacagcagcaacaacagcagcaacaacagcagcaaaaacagcagcagcaacagcagcagcaacagcggTAACTGCAGCGGTAACTGCAGCGACTGCAGCggcaacagcagcagct gcagcagcaacagcagcagcagcaatcaATG ATCAATTCTCAAGTGACAGTGATGGTGCTGCCCCTGCTTTTACCACTGTGACTCCTGTGGTGGCAAGAACGCTTAGTG CAACCCAGAGAAGGAAGAGGAGAAGAATCAAGCTGGAGGATGAGAGCGAGGGAGAGACCCAGAGGGAGGAGAGGATAGAACAGCTCCAAGAGCAGtccctgagggcacctcaccaATCAGAGGAAGAACATTTCCTTCTCAGCCTGGTTCCTTCCCTGCAGAGACTGCCACCCCATCGAagggattacattaaattacaaatgtgcaaaataatacaTGAGGAAAACAGTGCACTTACACATGATATGAAGTTTCTGGAGTAG
- the dnaja2a gene encoding dnaJ homolog subfamily A member 2a: protein YAHHLPLGGSSGWNVHLSGSGAWRREAAANAGSVSLSVTSVLVAAPPPSEHHGKCSRHQALRHPRSVSVFHRKRLKKAYRKLAKEYHPDKNPNAGDKFKEISFAYEVLTNPEKKELYDRYGEQGLREGGGGGPGMDDIFSHIFGGGLFNFMGGQGSRTRNGGRRRGEDMVHPLKVSLEDLYNGKTTKLQLSKNVLCSTCNGQGGKMGSVQKCTACRGRGMRIMMRQLAPGMMQQMTSVCTDCNGEGEVISEKDRCKKCEGKKVVKEVKILEVHVDKGMRHGQKIAFGGEADQAPGVEPGDIVLVLQGKEHETFKREGNDLSMTYKIGLVEALCGFQFMLKHLDGRQIVVKYPAGKVIEPGSVRVVRGEGMPQYRNPFEKGDLYIKFDVQFPENNWISPEKLAELEDMLPSRSEAPIITGDTEEVDLQEYDNSQGSSSGRREAYNDSSDEEGGHHGPGVQCAHQ from the exons TATGCCCACCATCTACCACTGGGTGGCAGCAGCGGGTGGAACGTCCACCTTTCCGGAAGTGGAGCCTGGAGACGAGAAGCAGCAGCAAACGCCGGCTCCGTCTCTTTGTCCGTCACGTCAGTCCTTGTTGCAGCACCACCACCATCTGAACACCATGGCAAATGTAGTCGACACCAAGCTCTACGACATCCTCGGAGTGTCTCCGTCTTCCACCGAAAACGACTCAAGAAG GCATACCGGAAGTTGGCTAAAGAGTATCACCCTGACAAAAATCCCAATGCTGGTGACAAG TTCAAAGAGATCAGCTTTGCTTACGAGGTGCTGACTAACCCTGAGAAGAAGGAGCTGTATGATCGTTATGGAGAACAAGGCTTGCGGGAAGGAGGTGGGGGGGGTCCGGGCATGGATGACATCTTCTCCCACATCTTTGGTGGTGGCCTGTTTAACTTCATGGGTGGACAGGGGAGTCGCACCAGAAACGGAGGCCGCAGGAGAGGGGAGGACATGGTCCATCCACTTAA GGTGTCTCTGGAGGACCTGTACAATGGCAAAACCACTAAACTACAGCTTAGCAAGAACGTTCTGTGTAGCACTTGTAATGG GCAAGGAGGCAAGATGGGCTCAGTTCAGAAATGTACAGCATGTCGGGGGCGTGGCATGCGCATCATGATGAGACAGCTGGCCCCAGGGATGATGCAGCAGATGACGTCTGTCTGCACAGACTGCAATGGAGAAG GTGAAGTCATTAGCGAGAAAGACCGCTGTAAAAAATGTGAGGGCAAGAAAGTGGTGAAGGAGGTAAAGATCCTGGAGGTGCATGTGGATAAAGGCATGAGGCACGGTCAGAAGATCGCCTTTGGAGGGGAGGCCGACCAAGCTCCAGGGGTAGAGCCTGGAGACATAGTCCTGGTCCTGCAGGGAAAAGAACATGAG ACGTTCAAGCGAGAAGGCAACGATCTCTCCATGACCTATAAGATCGGGCTGGTGGAGGCGCTGTGCGGCTTCCAGTTTATGCTCAAACACTTGGATGGGAGGCAGATTGTTGTCAAGTATCCTGCTGGAAAAGTCATTGAACCAG GGTCGGTGCGGGTAGTGCGAGGAGAGGGAATGCCACAGTACCGCAATCCTTTTGAGAAGGGAGATCTGTATATCAAGTTTGATGTGCAGTTCCCGGAAAACAACTGGATCAGTCCTGAGAAACTGGCG GAGCTGGAGGACATGCTCCCGTCACGGTCCGAGGCCCCCATCATCACCGGAGACACAGAGGAAGTGGACCTGCAGGAATACGACAACAGCCAGGGCTCATCTAGCGGCCGCAGGGAGGCCTACAATGACAGCTCAGATGAGGAGGGCGGCCACCATGGGCCGGGGGTGCAGTGTGCTCACCAGTGA